From the genome of Magnetococcus sp. PR-3:
GCATAGACGCTTCTTAACTCCTGGGAAGGAGGGCCGCTCACTTTATGGCATGCTGGTTGGCATGTGTTAATTGCCAACATCAAAACGTGGACGAAAACGCTGGACCTGCTCACCTTCCGGTTTGGGGATTACCTCTGAAATACCAGCAATAATTTCAGCCTGTATCTCTGGTGTTAGATTTAATTTTGCTATTTTTTCGTTGATCTCTGGCCAAAAAGCCAGGTCTGTACCAAACAAAGGGGTTAACTGTTTGCCTGGGGTTTCCTGCACAATAAGGCGTCCCAAAGGGGTAAGCTGCTCAATAGACCGGCCATCAACCATTCGTTCTTGTGCAACATTGGCAGTTAGTTGAAAATTATGGTTTGGAAACGTGGCTTGTTGAAAGCCGTGTGCCTGTTTGGTCCATTTTAAATACATCACAAACCTCACTTAATCCCTAGGGTATACCCTGTCATCATCATGTTTGATGGTTGGCAGGGGGGATGGATATCATCTGCCTTCTCCACCCCCCAAAAAAAGCTCTTCCTGAATGACCGCACCTCTATAAGTGCGGTGCTCATCATTGACTCTCTATAATCTTTAAAGTTCCTGTTTTGATCATGGGTCTAACATTTATTCCATGATCGCAGCTTATAGGTTCAAAAAAGTGAACAAAAAATCATGTGTTCACGCATGGTGCCCACTCCAGGTCGATGCCGCACACTGGCTTCATGGCCCACTTAGCTTTAGATCACGTTGTCATGAGCGTTTAGATATTTTGTGGGTTCAGGGGCCATTTTGGGTGATCTGTCTATTTGTCTGATCTTGATATTTAAATGCATGAGATGGCTTTAAACAAATATTTGAAATGAAAAAGGTGATGAAGACAAAATATAGCCTGGGTTAAATTTGATAAATATCAAAAAAAACAGAATGTTACATGTTGGTTTCAACTATTACATTTAAATATGGATATATTAGCAAACAATAATGTTCTAAATATGGAAGACGCATCCTCTGGTGGGAAGAATTGGAAGGGGGATGATCCATAGAGACCATCAAAAGAAGATGGGACTCAACGTACGAAGGAAAATAATCATGAAGAAACAAAATGTGTTTGCTATAGCTGTCATGATGGGCGCTGCCATCTTGACTCAAACAACCCAAGCCGCAGATTTTTGCTGTTTAGCTGAAGAGTGGTCACTAGAGCCTGCTCAACAGGAAGAGGTCGTTGCAACATCAGACAACCTGAAAGCTGCCAAGGTATGGAACCATGATCTAATTGCCGATGAATGGAAGTTGGACCTTCAGGCAGAAGAAGAGACAATGGTTGTGGTGCCTGCAGTTGGAGATGCACAAGGTTGGAACCATAATTTGATTGCCGATGAATGGAAGCTCAGTCCGCAACCGGGTAATAGTTCATGGGTAAAGCCGGTTTCTAGCTCAGAGCTGACGCAAGGGTGGAACCATGATCTCATTGCCGCAGAGTGGAAGCTGGATGAAAAAGCAGCTCACGCTGAAGTGGTGCAACATGAAAGTTGGAACCATGATCTCATTGCCAGTGAGTGGAAACTAGAAGCGCAAGCCGAGGGAACGACCCCTCAAAAAGCCACCGCCCATTGGGATGAAGATCTTCTAGCTGAAGAGTGGAAACTGTAATTAGGTGCAGCCATACGCTAAGAAAAAAGCGATCCTGTGGTATCAATACAGGATCGCTTTTTTGTCGGTGCCTTAAAAGCGCGTAAAGGTTTTGTGCTTCTCATTATACTCGATCAGCAAAAACCAGATGATGATGATGCCCAAGGTTAAAGTGAGTGCCAATCCCCAGCTATCCAGTAGATCTGGTAAAAATGCTTGATACCCCAGATCGCTCACCGTCGGTACACCGTCAAGATAATCCAGGTCAACATCAAGCTCCAACCAGCCTTGTATCCGTAACCAGGCAAAGCTGATTGAGCCACTCCACGCAAAAAAGAATAGGCTAACCAGCATCTTTAAGTTGCCTTCACCCAAGCGCCATAGTGAACTTGCAGCACACCCTTGACCCAATATCATGCCAACACCAAAGAGTATGCCACCGAAGAAAGAGCCCCACCAAAACCTGGGGGGAATAATGCTATAGGGGTCAATGTTTAAGCGGGTAATGAGCAAAGCGGCGAGGGGCGTGACTAAAAGGATGGCCAACATTAGCGCTTTGGCATATTCACCACCTCCGGTTTCGAACGGTTCCCGTATGGCTTGAGCAAAACAGAGTCGTGAACGTTGCAAAACAACCCCTAAAAAAAGGGCTGTAATGACGATAAAGCCGCGTTTTGCCAAAGTGCTATCTGTTCCTGCCTGAGTTATCCAGCTTACGCCCCATGCCATGCCACCTAGAATAGGTACCCAGCCAAGCCAAGTAAAACGTACTTGCCACAGCGGGGTCGTACATTGTGGCTCTGGGGTGCCTCCCCACGGTAGAACTTTTTTTGCCCAGATCATTGCGCGTATGGCAAGCGCAGCACCGATCATAAGCCCTAATAACATCATCCAACCCGCTGGTGAAGAAAACACCAGTGGATTAAAAAAACCGCCAACGGTACACCCTCCCGCTAAAGAGGCCCCCATGCCCATAAAGCATCCACCGAGCATGGCTGTAACATACTCCATGGGGGCTGGTCGGCTCAGGCGGAACTGACCAGCAAGCATTGCCGCGCCCATAGCCCCCATGACCATGGCAATATCTGAGATTAAAGAACGGTGTTTTAAGGGGGGAAGTAAATGATCATCCAGATCCAAAAGGGGGCCAAGGCCTAGCCAATTGTTAAAGGCATCCCCTAAATAGCGGATACCCGCAAAAACACTCCAGAAATTACCGTTGAGAAGAAACACGGCCATCGCCATAACCAGCAACAGCGCGCCGACTTGGGGTGTCCAGGTTGGTATAAAAGGGGTGCGAAGATATTGGTTGAGTTGATGGAGAAAATCAAAAAAACTCTTCACGCTGCGTAGGCTCCTGAGTGATATGGAATGATTGAAAATAAGCCTAAGATTAGGGCGGTTTTCGGTGCATGAAGTGGCCGTAAGAAGATGATGAGCTCTTCAAACATAATGTGATTGATAAATATTTTACGCGGGGAATCAACCCATAGGCAGTCGTTTCATGATAAAATGGAGGACATCAACTGAATCAATGGATCATCTGTACTAAGGTAACGTGAACACACCCTTGCACAATCATAGGTCACCTAATGCAGAGAGGTTAGACCATGCAAACCCCCGTTGAAGTGATGGTCGGTCAAGACAATATCATTTGTGCTGTTAATACAGCCTGGAATCATTTTGCTGTAGAGAATGCGTGTGAAGATTTATTAGCTGAACATGTTGTAGGGCAAAGCTTACTGGATTATGTAGAAGGCGGTGCGACCCGCATTTATGTTGAGACCATGTTGCATATGGTACGGCAAGGGGATCAACTTTTAAGTTGCCCTTACCGGTGTGATAGCCCTGATATGCGCCGTGAAATGGAGGTCAGACTATTTCCACCGATCAACGGTGTTGTCAAAATGCAGCACCGGTTGGTATCGGAGCGTCCGCTGTACCACCACACAACTTTCCAAACCGTTGCTGAAAACCGCCACGCGTGTGCAGAGCAGATCAAACGTTGCAGTCACTGTAATAACTTGCGTGTACATTGGAAATGGTATGATGTGGAGGAGATTGAAAAAGCAGGGTTGCGGCATTTAGCCGAGCCGATCCAAGTCTATTACGGCATTTGTGACCGGTGTTGCGGCACCTTGGACCAGAAGGTTGTTATCCAACAACAGAGCATGGTTATGTAATGCGGAAATGCTTTTTTTCACATGAGTTTAGGCTGTTGGTGCTGGGGGCTCAGTTCTATATAAGGGGTGGAACCTTAATGAGGTAAAGTTGGGTGAGCCCTATCTGTCTTTACCAAGCGCCAGTGAGCTACCGAAGCCGATCAGTACCAAGCCAGTAATCCGGTCAATGGCAACCTGATTTTTTTGAATGAATGCCAACATCCACTTGGTGCGTACCAGGGCGGTAAAGATAGTCCACACCACAAATGCTTCTAACACAATAAACAGTCCATAAACCATTTTATCCAAGAACGGGGTTGATGGTTCGACCATTTGTGTAAAGACCGCCAAAATAAACAGTGTCACTTTAGGGTTTAAAACATTACAGAGTAAACCATCCCTAAAAGCTGTTTTTGGGTCAGTGGTTTGTGTGTGATACGCGTGATCCAACGGCTGATGGTTGGATGAAAAGAGGGCGTTGACGCCAATATATACCAGATAGGCCGCACCCATCAGCTTGATGGTGGTAAAAAGTGTGGCACTAGCTGCGATCATGGTTGCGATACCCAGGATCGAAAAGCCGATATGAACCAATAAACCGCAACAGATGCCGGTGATACAAGCAACGGCGGGCCAGCGGTCACGCTCTCCACCATATTTGATCACCAGCATCATATCTGGACCCGGGCTCATCATAGATACAAAGGTGACGGTGGCCAGGATTATGAGTGTTGCAATCATTATTAAATATGACCTTACGTAAGATGGGATTAACGATATTTGGTTTGCTTTATCCCAAGGGGCCTTGCTAACGAATGACCACCGAGTCCTGTTGGCACATAGGAATGTTCACCAATCCTGATCGCTCCATTGAACCAGTAAGAGCATGGTTTTAATTCTATAGCTAAGCCTATGTGTATGGATGCAGGTGGTGTGCAAACCTTGTGGTTCTACCATCTGCCTTTATGATCGACTCTTGATCCCATAAACCGTGATCATTCTGTGTTGCACCACCATGGGGCAGGGGTTGAGTTTACGGTGTGCCACATGCCTGGAATGAATAAAAGATTAGAGCCCAACGTTAGATCACGAACAGTGTCTATCTCACACCTCGCCGAAGTTTCTCCCTCGGGGAGTGTGGTTTAGGCAACCAATACGTTGCCGTTGTGTGCATGGTGTAACGGCAACCCCCTTTTGTTTGATGTTGATTATGCAGGCATAACCATGATGTGTCATCCGTCTTCATTGGTCTATGAAGTCAGCTCAGCATTTAGGGTGCTTTGACAGGTGTTGCGCATAAAAAAAACGGCCCTGATGATTCAGGGCCGTTTTCTGTTTTCAGCAATCAAGGACGATTATTAACCGTCGATGATGGCATTCAGGGTTGCACTGCAACGCTGAGCGACAGCAACCTTGGCGGGGTCAGGGCGGAAGTAACCACCCGTATCCACAGCACTGCCCTGAGGCGCATCAATCTCCGCAACAATCTTAGCTTCGTTGGCGGCCAGTTGCTCGGCGATGGGTGCAAAATGTGCCTTCAGTTCAGCATCATCACTCTGAGCGGCCAAAGCTTGTGCCCAGTAAGTGGCCAGGTAGAAGTGGCTACCTTTGTTATCCAGTTGGCCAACTTTACGTAGAGGTGACTTGTTCTCATCCAGCAGTTTACCGGTACCTTCATCCAGGGCCTTAGCCAGAACCTTGGCTTTGGCGTTGTTACGGGTATCGGCCATGTACTCTAAAGAAGCACCCAAAGCACAGAACTCACCCAGTGAGTCCCAACGCAGGTGACCTTCTTCAACAAACTGCTGTACGTGCTTAGGTGCAGAACCACCTGCGCCGGTCTCAAACAGACCGCCACCATTCATCAGTGGTACGATGGAGAGCATCTTAGCACTGGTACCCAGCTCAAGGATGGGGAACAGGTCAGTGTTGTAGTCACGCAATACGTTACCGGTGACAGAGATGGTGTTCTTGCCCTCTTTCATGCGTGCCAGAGAAAGCTCAGTCGCTTCCACAGGACCCATGATGCGGATATCCAGGCCAGCGGTGTCATGATCTTTCAGGTATTCATTCACCTTTTTGATCAGCTCGACGTGGTGAGCACGGTTTTCGCTGAGCCAGAACACGGCTGGATCACCAGAGAGACGGGCACGGTTAACAGCCAGCTTAACCCAGTCACGGATTGGGGCATCTTTAACCTGACAAGCACGCCAGATGTCACCCTCTTCAACCTGATGCTCAAGTACAGTATTTCCGGCAGCATCCACAACACGCATGGTGCCATTACCAGGTGCGGTAAAGGTCTTGTCGTGTGAACCGTACTCTTCTGCTTTTTGCGCCATCAAACCAACGTTGGGTACAGAACCCATGGTTGCAGGATCAAAAGCACCATTCTTTTTGCAGAACTCAACGGTGGCATCGTAAACACCAGCGTAGCTGCTATCTGGGATAACGCAGCGGGTGTCAGCAGCGTTGCCATCAGGACCCCAACCAATACCACCAGCACGGATCACGGCAGGCATAGAGGCGTCGATGATCACGTCTGAAGGAACATGCAGGTTGGTAATACCCTTGTCAGAGTTCACCATGTACATGTCGGGCTGAGCTTCCAAGCAAGCATTGATATCGGCTTCGATTTCAGCTTTTTTGTCAGCAGGCAGCTTAGCGATGCGGTCTTCCAGGTCGCCCATACCGTTGTTGGGGTTAACACCCAGCTCGGCAAAGGTGGCGGCATGCTTTTCAAAGACATCAGCAAAGAAGACACTTACACAGTGACCGAAGATGATGGGGTCAGAGACCTTCATCATGGTGGCTTTCATGTGCAGAGAGAAGAGCACGCCTTCTTCTTTGGTCAAAGCGATCTGTTCAGCCAAAAAGGTGCGCAGTGCTTTAACATTCATGAAGGTTGCGTCAACGACTTCACCTTCTTGCAGGGCAATGCCTTCTTTAAGCACAGAGACGTTACCAGAACCATCAACAAACTCAATTTTAGCTGTGGTTGCTGCTGGGATGGTGGTGGACTTCTCATTGTGGTGGAAGTCATCACTACTCATGGTTGCAACATTACACTGAGATGTGGATTTCCACTCACCCATGGAATGTGGGTTTTTAGCGGCATAAGCTTTAACCGCAGGAGGGGGACGACGGTCAGAGTTACCCTCACGCAGAACAGGGTTTACTGCAGAACCTTTGATCTTGTCATAGCGGGCTTGGGTCTCACGCTCAGCATCTGTGTTTGCATCATCTGGATAGTCAGGCAGGGCGTAGCCTTTATCCTGAAGTTCTTTGATGGCTGCTTTTAGCTGGGGAATGGAAGCAGAAATGTTAGGCAGCTTGATGACATTGGCACCAGGCGTTTTAACGAGGTCACCCAGTTCAGCCAGGGCATCAGGAATGCGCTGCTCTTCGGGGAGCACATCATTGAATGTCGCTATTAGACGACCGGACAGGGAGATGTCCTTGGTGCCAACGGAAATACCCGCGGGCTTGGTGAACGCCTGGATAATCGGCAGGAAGGAACCACTGGCAAGCTCAGGTGCCTCATCAACGATGGTATAGATGATGTCGGGCTGTTCAGACATGTTTTCTTCTCCAGTCCAAGGAAATCAGTATTCGTCGTTGTACATAAACCCCAGTTGCGCCTCTCTTTTAAGGTCGCTAAATTGGGGCCGTCGCTCCATTGACCGTGCGATTGCAGGTCATAATTTTGCGACATAATGCCATTTTTGTTTCCATTAGGGAAGGCTAATCAACGTGTATTTATCTCGCTTGTGTGCAGTTTTTTGTAAAAATGCGTAACAAGCTATATTTTACACCATTGATTACTCAAGCAGAAAAAAGCAGGTGAAAAAGTATTTCTCCAGCTTGTTCTTGAGGTTAAAACGCCTTTAATGCCGTGGGGAAACGCCATCCGTTGTAACATGTTTTATTGGCGGATTAAACGATTTTTGTGTGGCGTTCAATCACAGCAAGCAGGGTCTCACGGCTGATAGGCTTGGTCAGGTGGCCATTACATCCAGCTCTTAGTGAGCGTTCGGCATCGCCCTCCATAGCGTGCGCTGTAAGGGCATAAATAGGGGTAGGGGATAACTGATAATGTTGTTCTTGCGCGCGTATATGCTTGGTGGCTTCTAAGCCATTCATCACAGGCATGCGTATATCCATAATAACGATGGTGTAGTTTTCACCATGGTCCAGCCGTTCCACCGCCATTTGACCGTTGCCAACAATATCCAATGTATGGGGGGTGTCCTGCAAGAACCCCTCAATGACCAGTTGATTGATCTGGTCATCCTCTACCAAAAGAATATGGGCTGCGGACGCAGCATCATCATTTTTGGGTTCGATGTTCCAATGGTTTGTGTGGGCTGATGGTGGCTGTCCGTGGATGATATCCTCATAGGGAAGAATGACATGAAAGGTGGTGCCTTGCCCCAGTACGCTATCAACGCTTATCTCCCCTTCCATGGCTTGGATCAAGCGCTTGCATAAGGTTAATCCTAAGCCTGCTCCACCATGCTGACGGGTAATTGAGGCATCCACTTGGGTAAAAGGTTCAAAAATGGTTCTGAGCTTATGTTCGGGTATCCCGATGCCGGTATCACTGATCTTCATATGGTAGGTGTGATTAGCTCTGGCCAGAATTTCCAACTTAATATGACCGTGTTCAGTAAATTTAATGGCATTACCAAGCAGGTTCAGCAAGACCTGTCGTAACCGCTTAGGGTCACCTTTAATATGTGCGGGTAATTGCTCATCAATATCGACGTGTAACGCTAACCCTTTGCTCTGGGCATTTAAAGTATGAACTTCAAGAACATCACGAACCAAGGTTCTTAACACAACAGCCTGTTGATGAAAATGAAGATGGCCGGATTCAATACCTGCCAAGTCTAAAATATCTTCAATGAGTGCAAGCATGCTCCGTGCGGCACGACCTTGTATCTCCATATAGTGCTGTTGGGTACTGTTCAGTTCGCTACGTAAGACAATATCTGTAATTCCCAAAATGGCGTTGAGTGGGGTACGGATTTCATGGCTCATAACAGCCAAAAATTCATTTTTTGCCAAATTGGCTTGTTCTGCCTCCTGTTGACGCAGTTTTAAGGTGCGCTCTGTCTCTTTGCGGTCGGTAATGTCTATGACGCTTATAGGAAGGGCTGCAAACCCTTTTTCGGTCGTGGGAATTCGAAAGGAGAGCTGTAACTGTCTGGCGTTTCCCTGGAGCGTATCCAAACTGGTTTCAACACGGATCATCGGGCGTTGATGCCAGATGGCGTCCATAATATGCAAAAAAGAGCTATGGTTGCGTGTCGCAGTAGTGATGCCCATTTGCTGCATAAACGCACTTTTGTTCGGCGCTTCAAACAGTTTTAATGTGGCTTGGTTCACATGTAATACACGGATGGTACTGATCCAAGTTTGGAGCAGTTGAGGGTGGATCTGTAAATGGTGGTG
Proteins encoded in this window:
- a CDS encoding YeeE/YedE thiosulfate transporter family protein, translated to MKSFFDFLHQLNQYLRTPFIPTWTPQVGALLLVMAMAVFLLNGNFWSVFAGIRYLGDAFNNWLGLGPLLDLDDHLLPPLKHRSLISDIAMVMGAMGAAMLAGQFRLSRPAPMEYVTAMLGGCFMGMGASLAGGCTVGGFFNPLVFSSPAGWMMLLGLMIGAALAIRAMIWAKKVLPWGGTPEPQCTTPLWQVRFTWLGWVPILGGMAWGVSWITQAGTDSTLAKRGFIVITALFLGVVLQRSRLCFAQAIREPFETGGGEYAKALMLAILLVTPLAALLITRLNIDPYSIIPPRFWWGSFFGGILFGVGMILGQGCAASSLWRLGEGNLKMLVSLFFFAWSGSISFAWLRIQGWLELDVDLDYLDGVPTVSDLGYQAFLPDLLDSWGLALTLTLGIIIIWFLLIEYNEKHKTFTRF
- a CDS encoding LysE family translocator, coding for MIATLIILATVTFVSMMSPGPDMMLVIKYGGERDRWPAVACITGICCGLLVHIGFSILGIATMIAASATLFTTIKLMGAAYLVYIGVNALFSSNHQPLDHAYHTQTTDPKTAFRDGLLCNVLNPKVTLFILAVFTQMVEPSTPFLDKMVYGLFIVLEAFVVWTIFTALVRTKWMLAFIQKNQVAIDRITGLVLIGFGSSLALGKDR
- a CDS encoding NADP-dependent isocitrate dehydrogenase, producing MSEQPDIIYTIVDEAPELASGSFLPIIQAFTKPAGISVGTKDISLSGRLIATFNDVLPEEQRIPDALAELGDLVKTPGANVIKLPNISASIPQLKAAIKELQDKGYALPDYPDDANTDAERETQARYDKIKGSAVNPVLREGNSDRRPPPAVKAYAAKNPHSMGEWKSTSQCNVATMSSDDFHHNEKSTTIPAATTAKIEFVDGSGNVSVLKEGIALQEGEVVDATFMNVKALRTFLAEQIALTKEEGVLFSLHMKATMMKVSDPIIFGHCVSVFFADVFEKHAATFAELGVNPNNGMGDLEDRIAKLPADKKAEIEADINACLEAQPDMYMVNSDKGITNLHVPSDVIIDASMPAVIRAGGIGWGPDGNAADTRCVIPDSSYAGVYDATVEFCKKNGAFDPATMGSVPNVGLMAQKAEEYGSHDKTFTAPGNGTMRVVDAAGNTVLEHQVEEGDIWRACQVKDAPIRDWVKLAVNRARLSGDPAVFWLSENRAHHVELIKKVNEYLKDHDTAGLDIRIMGPVEATELSLARMKEGKNTISVTGNVLRDYNTDLFPILELGTSAKMLSIVPLMNGGGLFETGAGGSAPKHVQQFVEEGHLRWDSLGEFCALGASLEYMADTRNNAKAKVLAKALDEGTGKLLDENKSPLRKVGQLDNKGSHFYLATYWAQALAAQSDDAELKAHFAPIAEQLAANEAKIVAEIDAPQGSAVDTGGYFRPDPAKVAVAQRCSATLNAIIDG
- a CDS encoding ATP-binding protein, which translates into the protein MGGVMGHASIRSYRFFNRYLPSFGLFRTTKLHFLTLFFCLTFIPTAAFATPQTILLVQSYHQGFPWSDDLFAGIKHTLAQNRPDLRLRVEYLDTKQHHSAEHYQNLEELFQHKYQNNPPDLILTADDNAFDFIKRLRPTLFKAIPLVFCGLNHFTPERVEGMQPITGIVESTNFDAVVKLGLNLHPQINQVVIIHRGDTTGQANRAKFEAFADRFKKRAHFVYWQDHTLTELKKRVANLTSQSMIVSAGGVINTEQGVPISSEEGVRQLSSISQAPIYSAWLMHVGQGAVGGQILSGFSHGQSAALMGLKLLNGTPSHALPIQLESPNPYMFDHRQLVRFGISEDALPQGSTLLHRPYTVFDQYGFYIWVSVGVFLLMTLLLIIFGVNLRARQQAEASFKHLFEDAEVSLWKEDWSEVWCALQSLRSSGVENIHHHLQIHPQLLQTWISTIRVLHVNQATLKLFEAPNKSAFMQQMGITTATRNHSSFLHIMDAIWHQRPMIRVETSLDTLQGNARQLQLSFRIPTTEKGFAALPISVIDITDRKETERTLKLRQQEAEQANLAKNEFLAVMSHEIRTPLNAILGITDIVLRSELNSTQQHYMEIQGRAARSMLALIEDILDLAGIESGHLHFHQQAVVLRTLVRDVLEVHTLNAQSKGLALHVDIDEQLPAHIKGDPKRLRQVLLNLLGNAIKFTEHGHIKLEILARANHTYHMKISDTGIGIPEHKLRTIFEPFTQVDASITRQHGGAGLGLTLCKRLIQAMEGEISVDSVLGQGTTFHVILPYEDIIHGQPPSAHTNHWNIEPKNDDAASAAHILLVEDDQINQLVIEGFLQDTPHTLDIVGNGQMAVERLDHGENYTIVIMDIRMPVMNGLEATKHIRAQEQHYQLSPTPIYALTAHAMEGDAERSLRAGCNGHLTKPISRETLLAVIERHTKIV